One region of Alosa alosa isolate M-15738 ecotype Scorff River chromosome 1, AALO_Geno_1.1, whole genome shotgun sequence genomic DNA includes:
- the LOC125287991 gene encoding relaxin-3 receptor 1-like, which produces MQWNDSSVASAGSGIGLGLLPGAGPGTGVCGVALEEGLELGNLSLRCWLQLLSQEAGEQPGDASASLAVRVVVALVYLVVCALGLVGNLLALYLLRSRHRLKHSAIDCFVMGLAVTDLQFVLMLPFWAVDTALDFRWPFGWVMCKLVSSVTTLNMYASVLFLTAMSVARYCSLASALKMHSPKTAVTEVRWASVGIWVVSLLATLPHAIYSTTAQVSDDELCLVRFPESGRWDPQLLLGLYQTQKVLLGFVFPLVVITCCYLLLLRFLVRRRVASLPLGGAVGVGVSSRVDMQRQRRSRSSRVTRSVMVVVLSFFLCWLPNQALTLWGVLIKFDLVPFTKAFYNAQAYAFPLTVCLAHANSCLNPVLYCLVRREYRAGLKELLLLRLRATPSLRRLANRALALCRGKKVEAEAPPTTATVTRKAGVTPQTPQPLVPQDTPTLAVVKLDNNM; this is translated from the exons ATGCAGTGGAACGACAGCTCGGTGGCATCGGCAGGGTCAGGGATCGGTTTGGGCCTGCTGCCCGGAGCAGGGCCTGGGACTGGAGTGTGTGGCGTGGCCCTGGAGGAGGGCCTGGAGCTGGGCAACCTGTCTCTGcgctgctggctgcagctccTCTCCCAGGAGGCGGGCGAGCAGCCGGGCGACGCCAGCGCCAGTCTGGCCGTGCGCGTGGTGGTGGCGCTGGTCTACCTGGTGGTCTGCGCCCTCGGGCTGGTGGGCAACCTCCTGGCGCTCTACCTGCTCCGCTCACGCCATCGCCTCAAGCACTCGGCCATCGACTGCTTTGTCATGGGCCTGGCGGTGACAGACCTGCAGTTTGTGCTCATGCTCCCCTTCTGGGCGGTGGACACGGCGCTGGATTTCCGCTGGCCGTTCGGCTGGGTCATGTGCAAGCTGGTCAGCTCTGTGACGACGCTGAACATGTACGCCAGCGTGCTGTTCCTGACGGCCATGAGCGTGGCCCGCTACTGCTCACTGGCCTCCGCGCTCAAGATGCACTCGCCCAAGACCGCCGTGACAGAGGTGAGGTGGGCCAGCGTGGGCATCTGGGTGGTGTCGCTGCTCGCCACGCTACCACATGCCATCTACTCCACAACCGCACAG GTGTCAGATGATGAGCTGTGCCTGGTGCGCTTCCCTGAGTCTGGCCGATGGGACCCCCAGCTGCTGTTGGGCCTCTACCAGACGCAGAAGGTGCTGCTGGGTTTCGTTTTCCCCCTGGTGGTCATCACCTGCTGCTACCTGCTGCTGCTCCGCTTTCTGGTGCGCCGCCGTGTAGCGAGCCTGCCGCTAGGGGGCGCAGTTGGCGTTGGCGTGTCCTCGAGGGTCGACATGCAGCGTCAGCGACGCAGCCGAAGCTCGCGCGTCACCCGCTCCGtcatggtggtggtgctgtCCTTCTTCCTTTGCTGGCTGCCCAATCAGGCACTGACACTCTGGGGCGTGCTCATCAAGTTCGACCTGGTGCCCTTCACCAAGGCCTTCTACAACGCCCAGGCCTACGCCTTCCCACTAACCGTGTGCCTGGCGCACGCCAACAGCTGCCTCAACCCTGTGCTCTACTGTCTGGTGCGCCGCGAGTACCGCGCCGGCCTCAAGGAGCTGCTCCTGCTGCGCCTCCGTGCCACGCCCTCCCTGCGCAGGCTGGCCAATCGGGCGCTAGCACTGTGCCGGGGCAAAAAGGTGGAGGCCGAAGCCCCTCCAACCACGGCGACGGTCACAAGGAAAGCGGGCGTGACTCCGCAAACGCCGCAGCCTCTGGTGCCCCAGGACACGCCCACGCTGGCCGTGGTGAAGTTGGATAACAACATGTGA